The nucleotide sequence AGTACACAAACGATGAAGATCGACGACCAGCGAAGAAGCCCACTTTTAACATAAACTGCATCCATGGAGGACGAAAAATTctgaaaataagagaaatgatGGAAAGGGTTATAAGAAATCTGACTCTTATTACCCTAAGATAGACTTCCTGTTAATGTCTTcaaattaagtaaaaaaaaaggtaatcggGACTACACCTAGTTCGATTCCCTACCCAGTATGTAAGCAGTCCACTCCGGACTCAATAGCAAAGCCATCGTCTACGCAAAGACAAGTTCGTAGAGAACTCATCTCCTAACACCTCACCATAAGCTTATCGTCAAAAGTTATCCCTGATgtaattatttacattaagtGATTTGATTTTCCTCCCCAGAGATATATAGGCAATCCTTCTCGGATTCAATCACATcactttaaaaaattaatcctACTTTTACCATGAATAAGGAAATTTTAGTTGTCttgatgtttgtttttttttttttttcttttttgtgatgCATGGAGTACCTCACTTGTCCCAAACAAAGCACATACTTTGAAAACTTCACACAAATGCAAGTCTAAAATTCAAAATAGCATTATCAGATAAGTCTCTCTTAGCTCATTCCATGTTAAACAGATGTTAGCTTGGGAGACTTAAACGGTAAACAGCGCGGTTACGATTGGCGAGCTACGGGGATGAGCACATGGCGCCCTGACTCGAAAGTCTAACTCACCATCTAGCCTCCGGAAAGTTTATACAACTAGTAAAGTTGTGGATTATAACATTCAAACCTAGGCTCTATGCTATTAAAGGGAATAGTCGAAAGGGCGACCCAGGAATTATCCAAATGTGGTTCTGAACTCTAACCCCAAGCACGACTACTTCTATCCCCGACCAACATACTAAGTCAAGTATGTTCTGCGACGTTATATGTTTCCAAGTCCAAAAGGGGCATCCATACTAGAAATCCCTAAGAGGAATTTTATTCCAATGAAGCTCCGATATGTGGAAATGCTTTGACATAGCTACTTAAGGTAGTCTGATCGAAAACGTTGAGGTTTGATGCTGACAAAAGGATTCAAAAAGTGTTTTCGATCCACATGTCGACGACCAACTTTCCAAAAAACTTTTGTTTAAGCTTCACTGGAGACGGACACGTGATCTAATCTAAGAAAGAAATCATTTCCTAGTACTACATTACAagtattaaaattttttatccAAGAACTAAGGTATGGTAAAAAGTTGTTATTGATTTGTTTCTTGCAGgttgtttgaaatttttaagTCCGATAAATGAATTGAAAAGCACGGAGCGAAAGATTCTTCATGGGTTTAAGGTTTAATTCCTGGTACCGAAGTATGGTGGTGTTCTGGATATCGCAATGAGAATACTTTATGGATTCTAAGTTTGAGAGGTAATGTTACTCCGCATCAACATTACCGATGGGGCTTTTGAGCTATGTCCCAAGCCCACAAACTTACTTGTATCCTGCTTCATTGCTTATTTTATTTCTACAAGTTCATTTACTTTGGAAGGATTTATTAGATTAAGGAAAAAAGGCACAAGACAAAGTAAAAAGATCGCGTATGCACATGTTTATTATCAAAGTCTCAATAAAAGGGTTCAAATAGGTACAATAGTTTGGGGGAGACAAGCTCTCACCCctgacaaaagaaaaattttgaAGGCTCCTTGGCAAGAGTCCTTGGTGCTAATAAAGATATTGCTACATAATAAATTACGTGTTATACCCATCTTGCTATGTTTCGAGCAAGATACTACATTGAGGGTGAGTATTATGATGGAGATCCGTCGTTGCCATCGTCTATAAGCggaggatgaggaagaaagCGATGACGAAGAACCCTCTGAAGAATCTCAACACTTTGCAGAGATTCCACCCATACACAAGAATTGCATGGAAGGTGCTACGAGGGGATGAATTTTATGAAAGCAAGAAGCGAAGGATACTAGCATGGAATAATGGCTAAATTGGGAATTACTTAGCTCCGTGATAGAGATTATTAAGGAAAAAGAAGATTTTTGGTTTAAGGATTTTGAACATCGAAATATCAGAGAGGAAACTGGATGAGGAAATAGTAGCAGTGCCACCATTATCCTATTCTGGGGCGATAGGTGGAGCCCTAGCGACTCCACTAGATAACCATGCTTGTTTTGCAAACACGCGATCTAATCTGGATATGGACACAATCAGATCCTTTAAGTCTTGGAGTTCCTGCAATCTAAGAATTGGTGTGAATCGCAAGTAATTATAACTTATGTGCAATATCTACCTttagatatcctctaggattctccTGACTTAGAAtaggattctatcctaaaaatgCCTATCTCCTTAAAGTATAAATACAGTCATCTAGGGTTCATCTCTGGTAGCGCAGTCTAAACACTTGAATTCTCTTGCCCACTGCTTGAGTTTAAAACTATTCACTAACTTGACCGTCAGAGAGTCTTTGGTCGACACACCCTCCCCCCTTCCCCCGGTCTAGGCTTGTTCATAGTTGTTTATTATTTTGCAAGTAGTCGAGTTCGAACACTTCCTCTACACATGATCGGTGCGCAAATTTGGTTTTAACAATGGTTAATTTGCTCTTGTTTGAAGGAGATTTCAATGTCGACATGTGTCGTTTGATCACTCGTCTGTCCTTGATGAGTCACATGCAATGTGCACAATTTGGCAAGACCCATAATGTGAGCCACATAAGCCCTAACGAGTCAAAATTTAACTTGTTAGTGAACATTATTTCACCAAAGTTCTGATGTTTGCAGGTATATTGGGGGGTTCCTATACCTCAAAAAAGATGATGCAAGAAAGTATAAACAAAGTCATGCGAGGCTCAAAACATATACATTCTTGAAAGGAAGAATGAGAGTTTGCTGTGAGGGTGGCAAGGTGGCACATTCCTTGGGCCATCCATGGAAACGATCTGAAAGATCATTCCCAGCTCTAAATATGCAATTCCAAATGTTGACCCATTATAGGTGTCTGAGTCATTGCATAGGACATTATTTCTTTGACCAAGCTGACTTGCTTGTGGTCGATTAAGGGAATTTAGACTTGAATCAGTTAGAGGCTTATCATATAAAAGTTACACATGATTAAGGCTAACTCAAGTCAGAGTGTAGCTCGTGTGTATGACTCGTAAGCATGTAAAATCTACATTCCATCATGTATACAATAAATAACCAAAGGTACTTACCTCTTGGAGCGTTATCATGTGCATGACTCATAAATCTAAGTAATATTATTGCAGAAATCAAACATGCatgctaaaaatttcaaattattcaaatttaagaaatccaaatccaaatccagaAACTATCAAAAGCCCTATATCGTAAAATCCCATTTTGTAAATCCTCATTCGAACCTTAATTCAAAAGCCCTAAAGCATAAATCCCTAATTCgttttgtaaatatgaaattgctTACCTTAATAGCTTGAACGCCGAAGATAAAACAGAGATGATTGTGGTCGACGATGAGTTGATAAAGGAATGAGTGGTTGGGAGTGACGCATGAGATGataaaaagaaacataaagggTTGAGAGGGACAGATTCAAAGATGCATGCCTCTATAGTCGTGACGACGCTGGAGAGGTTCAAGAGGGAGAAgtgtggtggtgggtggtgatGTTGGAGACTCAGAAAGGATAGAGAGGAAGATAGGTCAAGACTCAGAGAGAGCTTCAAAGGTTGAGAGAGAGTCAAGAGTTTGTGATCTGTGAGGAATTAAGGTGAGAGAGAGTTAAGTTTTTAACGAATGGttaagatttaatctcaaccaaatCCAAAAGCTATTATTAAttctatatataaaattatattaaaatagtTATCGGTTCAGAACCTTCTGTTTGGTTTCGGGACTTTTTTTGTTCGATTCGGTTTGagaaattccaattttttttccacccctatcCAAAGTTATGGGTGAGAAAAATGCACCCATTTCATATTATGGCTTTTTCCATGGATAAGGATCCTCTTTATGAAGATTCTAAGGATCCTCACATCCtaatcgttcatcgtatatcgtgcggtcagtttttgttagttactatatgtgtttaattttaaataataataatcaaatgatttctaaccgtacaatgtacgatgaatagtTAAGATGTGGGGATAGATGAATAGTTAAGATGTGAGGTTACGGATCCCCACAATTTGGATCCGGATGAgatccaaatccttatcattttcccataggaggtggattgtctaccctcccattttcatactctccccATGCCCTCCTATGatatgtggtcacggttaagccacgtcaacattttatattaattttttataaaaataataaaacaaaaagtaatagaaatataaaagattgacgtggtttaactgtGACTACAGAAACAAGAGGGCATGgggagagtatggaaatgggagggcagaTAATCCACCTCCTTTCCCATAACCCAATCGACAagaattgtctgccctcctgtgCTCTCTTGTTTTAtgtggtcacgattaagccacatcaatattttatattatttttttttatagagataataagagaaaaatgaatagtaatataaaatattaacatgattTAACCGCGCACAAAAAAGCATCGAAAATGAGagagcagacaatccttgtcctaaCCCAATTGCTGTGAAGCGCCAGAAGTCAGAAAGTTCGGATCAGTCATATTATTGGGTTTTGGGAACTTCAACTAGGGATAAGATCAGTTTCCATATTCCACACCGCCCAATTTCCCAGCAGAGCTTTCCCGTCTTCACTCATCCTCTCCACCCCCTCTCTCTGCTCATTTATTTATCGACGATCAGATCAATTTTCGTCACAAAAAATCACACGATGCAGCAGCAGACGAGCTCAGAAGTAAACGCGAACCAACGGATTGCTAGAATTTCCGCCCATTTGGACCCACCAAATCTCCAGATGGAGAACGCTGCCACTGTTAGCCGCTTGGATTGCCGCGCCAAGGGCGGCGCTGCTGGTTTCAAAGTAGCCATACTTGGAGCAGCCGGCGGCATAGGCCAGCCTCTCGCCATGTTaatgaagatgaaccccttggtcTCCGTTCTCCACCTATACGACGTCGTCAACACCCCCGGCGTCACCTCCGATATCAGCCACATGGACACCGGCGCCGTAGTAAGCTCCAAAACCCCAAACCCCAAATCCCAAATtcgttgattcattcatttcaattttcaaatttctaaatTTGCAAAATTGGGTTATTGGGTTTTGTAGGTGCGCGGGTTTTTGGGGCAGCAGCAGCTGGAGGAAGCGCTGACCGGAATGGAGCTGGTGATCATTCCGGCCGGTGTGCCCCGAAAACCCGGAATGACAAGGGACGatttgttcaacatcaatgccggAATCGTCAAGACGATCAGTGAAGCAATCGCCAGGTGCTGTCCGTATGCCATTGTTAACGTGATTAGCAACCCTGTGAACTCCACAGTTCCCATTGCTGCTGAAGTTTTCAAAAAAGCTGGTACCTTCGATCCTAAGAAACTATTGGGAGTCACCATGCTTGATGTTGTTAGAGCCAATACTTTTGTGGTATGCATTTAGTAATTTGATTATTATGTTTTATTGCTACCCAATTGCACATTTTCGTTATAGATTATGAAATTGTTATATGATTGCAGGGAGAGATTCTGGGTCTTGATCCTAGGGACATCGACGTTCCCGTTGTTGGGGGTCATGCAGGGGTTACAATTTTGCCTCTTCTGTCTCAGGTTAGGACACCTTGTTTTCAGATGTTTCAGCTCTGTGTGTGATTGTGCAGAGAGTTTGTTTAAAGTCATTGTCGTTATTGCTTTATGCAGGTTAAACCTCCATGCTCTTTCACCCCAAAAGAAGTTGATTACCTAACAGATCGCATTCAGAAAGGTGGCACTGAGGTGGTTGAGGTGAGTAACAAAATGCTTATTTTCTTGATTGGCTGCTAATTACATATGGAGACTACATGCTTTACTTTAAGTGAATGCAAATCctacaatttattttaatttaatgcaGAAAGTTAGATAATTTTTTGACAGAACAAATGTGGGAAAGTACCGTAGACAGTAGATTGGAAGAATTATAAGTTCTGAATAGTATGTTAAGGCTGATACCCTGACAAAGTACCGTAGAAGGTGTTAAGAGGGTACAACAATCGAATTAAGTGGTGGCTGAAGGTTTTGTACAATTGACAGAGTATCTGAGCAATAGTTGTGGGCTCCCTTTCTATTTGCAGCAACTTTCTTTGTGGTCATCGTGAATAGTTGCAGATTTTGGGCATGCAAAAGACATGAAAACAATTAACAGGGTGGGATAAAGGTACTTTAGTATCACGGACTAGCTCATGTCAAAGATTTGCTTATTAGGATTCAAAAATTGCTCTTGTAAATGAAAGCAGATGGTATTGAGGGCTTTTCCCATTCCCTCAGTGTTTGCAGGCAGAGACTCCTTAAGTGGTTATCAGGTCTTATGCAAGAGGTTTAGTAGTCATAGCTTTTCCTGTCTATAGGCTACCACTCTCTGGCTCAGTGCTGTCATGTTCTTAACACCATGCTTAGTCTCGTCTCATCTTTTAGAAGAGTGAAGTCTCCTCTATTTTGTGATTGGAAATTAAAAAACGGTGCCTTGCTTCAAAACCTTTTGCATTTTCGTGCTACCATAATTTTATTGATACTCAAGAGTGCTAGTTTACCAGTCAATCTTTACATGTTTTTCAGGCAAAAGCTGGAGCTGGTTCTGCAACATTATCAATGGTTAGTAGTTTCAgaagtttttactttttcttaatttatttttacagtAACTGACAAAAAAATGCAGGCATATGCTGCTGTTAAATTTGCAGATGCATGCCTTCGTGGCTTGCGAGGAGATGCTGGGATTGTCGAATGTGCATTTTTGGCTTCTCAGGCATGTTGCTAGCATTTTATTTGCTTCTGTATGAACTGAATTTATGGCATAAACTGGTCCTTCTTGTCTTCGACCTAACAAGGAATGCATGCCTACTGTAGGTGACTGAACTTCCCTTCTTTGCATCCAAGGTGCGGCTTGGCCGTACTGGAGCTGAGGAAATATATCCTCTTGGCCCCCTGAATGAGTATGAGAGGTTTGTAATCTTACCTGGTTTGAAGCCGTGCAATTGACTTACTCTATACGAAAAGTTTTACATTTTTCCGTGTTTGCAAAACAGGGCTGGCTTGGAGAAGGCAAAGAAAGAACTAGCAGCAAGCATTCAGAAGGGGGTTTCTTTCGTCAGAAAATGAACAGGTTGTGTTTACTACTTTACGTTGGAGATGAAGCCGTTTTAGAATTTAGATGGTCCCTTGATACCCTTTCTCAACGTCACATTGATAGAAAATAAACGGTAGGTAATCGATCTATCAAATGCAAACTAAGACGCTTTCTACAACTCCTTGATTTAGAGCATCACATATAGGTTTCTAAGTTGTGTCATAGAGCTTGTATGGTACTCGAACATGTTCCTCAAAAATAAAACGTGTGTTGattgattttcttttaattcattTATATCCACCCAAGATCaaagtgaaatgaaatgttTGTTGCAACGAAGcgaaaaggaaaatgaaacgTGTTTTTCGTTCTTGCCTTGGGTTGAGATTCGTTTAGATTTTGACTTTGTAAAGAAGCTTGGGCTTCAATGGGTGGTTCGCGACCATAACAACTTGGAGCTTGGGTAAGATAATGCTAATGAATTTTAGCTAAGTAGTATTAATGAAGTGTATATTGCGTTCGCGAATTCGCTCTTTGCAGGGATTCGTAGTTCAAGTGGTTTACAACAACCAGAATCCAAGGGTAGCCCAACTTTGAACATACATGGGCTAATGGGCTTGTTCTTTTCAAACAGCTCCTCTAATACCATAAAGAGAATACGTACAATTATTCCAAGAGTTAGGGGTGTCAATTCGTGTTCACGGGTCAAGTTCTGGTCGACATGAATTCGACACAAACAAATTAGGGTTAGCTCATACATGACACACTTGTTGCTCTGGTCCCTTTTATGTTTTCAGACCCGAACACGACGATCATTAAACATGTTTATCGACAGTGACACGATTAACCGGTTTAGCATTTAACGTTACAAATATATTCATAGACTTGAATGTTTACATCAACTGAACGGGTTTAAACTTGCTACTTCACCTTCAGTTAAGATGTTCTATCTCGTGTTGTATGGTTTACATGAATCGTACATTACGTAAACGTGTTAAAGCGTATTACTTTCCAAGTGGATTGACCCAAAAACACACACTGCATCAACTGCGTTAAATGAGTCAACACGATCATGACACAAGCTTGCTTATGGCCAATTTGAACtcgttaatttcgtgtcgtttTCTTGTTGGGTTGTCTTGTGTCTAATAAACATGGAGTTCAAAACATGATATGAACtcaacaaaaaattaagaagtGGGATCATAAGACTAAACCAGACTGTTGATTAGGGCCTTGTCCCATTTAGTGTTGGTCGATGCACAGGTCCAGTTAACAGTCTACATTGGTGATCATCTGATTCAGATGAGGAACCAAATTTTGGACATCCTCGACCAAAAGTCTAAAACAATCTTATAGCGTTTTCCAATTTTTTGATACAAACCATATACGATATTGAGCAAGGATT is from Pyrus communis chromosome 10, drPyrComm1.1, whole genome shotgun sequence and encodes:
- the LOC137747353 gene encoding malate dehydrogenase, glyoxysomal-like; the protein is MQQQTSSEVNANQRIARISAHLDPPNLQMENAATVSRLDCRAKGGAAGFKVAILGAAGGIGQPLAMLMKMNPLVSVLHLYDVVNTPGVTSDISHMDTGAVVRGFLGQQQLEEALTGMELVIIPAGVPRKPGMTRDDLFNINAGIVKTISEAIARCCPYAIVNVISNPVNSTVPIAAEVFKKAGTFDPKKLLGVTMLDVVRANTFVGEILGLDPRDIDVPVVGGHAGVTILPLLSQVKPPCSFTPKEVDYLTDRIQKGGTEVVEAKAGAGSATLSMAYAAVKFADACLRGLRGDAGIVECAFLASQVTELPFFASKVRLGRTGAEEIYPLGPLNEYERAGLEKAKKELAASIQKGVSFVRK